GGGTCAGGGTCCGCTCACCCTGCTCTCCGGTAACGATGGCGGTGACCCCTTTGGCCTTCAGAAACCGGAACAGCCGCCGCAACTCAGCCCGCAGGATAGATTCGCTGGAAAAGCCCGAGAACAGTGCTTCAACCGTATCCAAAACTACCCGCTTCGCACCAACGGAATCTATGGCATGGCCGAGACGGATGAAAAGCCCTTCCAGGTCGTATTCGCCCGTTTCCTCAATCTCGCTTCGCTCGATGTGCACGTAATCCAGGGCAAGAAGATGTCTTGCCAGAAGGTCCTTGAGATTGAAACCGAGGGAAGCATAATTCTGCACCAGTTCATCCGGTTTCTCTTCAAAGGACATGAAGACCCCCGGCTCATCGTGATGCAAAGCGCCACGCAGCAGGAACTCCATAGCAAAGAGTGTTTTACCGCAACCCGTGCCACCACAGACCAAAGTTGGCCGACCCTGCGGCAAGCCACCACCCGTTATCTCGTCCAGCCCCCTTATCCCGGTGGGGCATTTGAGTAAGACCTCATTCTTCACTTTCATCATCTTTCCTTTCCCAGCCAATCTGCTCCTCCCGCCGCCACCATGATAATGAACTTTGGATTAATAACACAGTCGACAATGATTTTGAAGAAAACATTGAATAAGTTTATCTAAAAAAAACCCACGGCATCTCCACCGGAGGTTAGTTTATTCAGTCCGTTACCCCGGCCATATGGCCGTCACCAGCATCCTTCAAGGTGCCAACCAGAAGCTGAGAAAATGATGGATCATGTACAGGTCATCGGCAGGCTGGCATGAATTGGGTGATGGGAAAGCGCGTAAAGAGCAAGGTATAAGGTGCTTCATATTCAGCGGCTAAACACCATGAAAAAAAAGAAGTACTATTCAAATCGTGAAATAAAAAGTAGCGCCGCGGCCCGGTTCCCCATGGCCCCGGATATCTCCCCCATGGCGTCTGATGGCAGCCTTTGCCAGTGTGAGACCGATACCATTGCCCGAGGATCCAGCCAGCTCATGGGCTTTGGCAAAGGCGTTGAAAATCCCTTTTGATTTGTCGTCTGGAAAACCAATGCCGTTGTCACGGATGTAGAACTCGGGCTTCCTGCCGGTCTCAACCCTCCAACCCACGGCAATTCTCGCTTCTTCCCGCTCAAGAGTAAAATTCCAGGCATTTTCCAATAGCTGTTCCAGTGCCATTCTCAGCAACAGTGCATCGCCAGTCACCGTCATGCCTGGCTGAACGCTGAACTCGGCCCGGCGGTGCGGAGCGGACTGCCGAAGCCTGGCCAGGATCTCAAGGGCAAGTCCCGTCACATCTACCTGCTCATTTTTCAGGGTCTGCTTTGCCACGTTACCCAACTTCAGAAGGTCTTCCACAAAGGCGGCAAACTGCCTGAGCTGACCTTCCATCTCATCCAGGCTCGATCCCATGGATGCGCCAAAGTCGGCATAATCCTTCTTCAGAACATCTATCATTATCTGGATGCGTCTGATTGGAGCAAGGATGGCGCTACGTGGCAGAAGAAAATTTTTTTCGAGCTCTGTCACCAGATTCCGTAGTTTATGCATGGAAAGACAGATTTTCCCCACCAGGCGAAACCCCTCACTGTCCGGCAGCCCACCCTCGGTCATGGAACGGCACAGGTTTTCTATCCTGTTGAGGGGAGTGTAAACCTGGTCGTCGATCTCAACCGACAGGATTGTCTGGGGAATCATCTCCGACCTCCCCTGTCCGGCTGTTTCGGGCCTCAGCCCATATCCACCCGGCCGTTGCCGTTCCTTTTCCCTGAGTTGCATGAGTTCATCTTCGGCCCGGCGATGCTCAACCGATTCCTTTCTAAGCTCCTCTGTCTTTTCCATGAGCTTTTCCGAGAGAAACAGGCTGTGCAGACGGAGAAATTCCTCCTCGCTCGGCAACTCCCGCCGCTTCGGCCTCAGCTCTTTTCGGTCAAGGATGTCCATCAGGGCCTGTACGATATCCTCCGGGTCCAAAGGCTTGGCAATATAGGCGTCGGCACCGAGAGACAGCGCGAAATCCCGGTGACTGGCCTTGGTGTAGGTAGACGTGTAAAAGATGAAAATGATATCGCCGAAAGCAGAGGTTCTCAATGCTCGCAGGAACTGGAAACCGTCCATGCGCGGCATCATGATGTCCGACAAGATCACGTCGGGGATATGTTCCCTGAGCAGTTCCATGCCTTTGTTGCCTTCGGGAGCATCTATCGCTTCCCATCCCCTGTCCACAAATATGGCAGACAGAAGTTTCCGGTACTGTTCATTGTCATCGACGATAAGGATTTTCATGTACCTCCTTTGCTTGCAATTAATGCGGGGTTTTCCACACCCCATATAAAATATTATAATAAGTATTATATAATTATCAAAAGAAGAAACGAATATCGGACGGAACTGGAGAGAGTATGGACAAAGCTGAGAGACAGCAGGTGGAAGAGCTGAGGCAACAGGTGTCAAGCCTGGAAAAACAGCTGGAAGAACGGACTTTGCAGCTTCAGGAAGCGCAGCAGGAGCTGGGCTCGCTTAATTATGCCATTTCCCATGATCTCAGGTCGCCCTTGCGCAATATTTTCGGTTTTGCCCATCTCCTGTCGAAGAAATACGGGGACCGGCTGCAAGGCCAGGGGCTTGAATACCTGGAGATGATCATGTCCGGAGTGGCGCGGATGGGGCGCATGATTGACGACCTCCTCACTCTGTCCCGGATCGGCCGGCTTGAAATGAAGAAAGAGACGGTCGACCTCTCCGCTATGGCTACAGCTATTCTCCAGGAACTTCAGGAGAGCCAGCCAGAGAGACAGACACAGGTGGAAGTGGCCCCGGAGATTAAAGTTACCGGCGACCGTCAGCTTCTGCAGGCAGCTCTAAGGAACCTGCTGGACAATGCCTGGAAATTCACCCGGGACACACAGCCGGCGATTATCCGCTTCGGCTCAAGACAGGAGGGGGACAGGACCGTTTATTTTGTCCGGGATAATGGTGCCGGCTTCGCCGCCGATCAGCTATACCGGCTGTTCAACCCTTTTCAGCGGCTTCACCTGGAGTCCGAGTTTCCCGGCACCGGCATGGGCCTCGCCATTGTCAAAAAAGCCATACAGCGTCATGGCGGCCGGGTGTCTGCCGAAGGAGCAGAAGGAGAAGGTGCGACCTTTTACTTTACCCTTGGTGAATCCTGAAAGACCTTACCCAACAGGAAAGATATGCCCGGATATGCGAAGACTTCCAAGGCAAGATACGGTCTTGCCGTCGGCTTTACACTTGCAGCGCTGCTTGTCCGACTGGCGCTCGATCCCTGCCTGGGCAGGGAATTCCCTTTTTCCACATTTTATGTGGCCATTACCGCCACAGCGTTTTTTGCCGGTCCGGGACCATCACTGATCGCTATTTTCCTTAGTTTCGTCAGTGCGGGGTGGCTTTTCATCCAACCGAGAATATCGCTGTATTCAAGCTGGACCATTCCTCTGGTAGGAAGCATCGGCTTTCTGTGTGTTTCCCTGCTGATCACCGGCATCGGGTATATCTCCTGGAGATCGCGGGCCATGGCCGAGGCCAGCGCAAAGGAGGCAGAACGCCGCAGCAAGCAGGCAGAAGAGGAGATTGCCGAAAGGCGGAAAGCGGAACAGGCATTGCGTCAGACCTATGAGCGGCTTGCCCAGGCAGAAAAAATTGCCCTGGTAATGCCGCTGCATGTGAGCCTGGAGGGGTGCTGGCAGAAGGTAACGCCCAACTTCTGCCGTTTCCTCGGTTACCGGGAAGAGGAACTGCTGGGGCGGCCATTCAGGGATTTTACCCATCCGGCCGATTTTGAGGCGGACTGGAATCAGGTTTTGCGCCTCAAGAGCGGCGAGATTCAGTCGTTCCAGATGGAAAAGAGATTCATCCGCAAAGATGGCAAAATCGTCTGGGGGTATCTGAACTGTTCCATAGTAACCGATGAACAGGGTAAGCCGCTGCATTTTCTGACCTACGTGCTGGATATAAACGAGAAAAAAGTAGTGGAGGAAGAGCTTCGCTATAATGTGGCCACCCTTAATCTGGCCGCGGAATCTGCCGACATCGGCACCTTCGATTTTTATCCGGAAACAGGGGTGCTGCGCTGGTCGGAAACCACCAGACGCCATTTCGGCCTACCCTGCAATGCACCCGTCGACTATAAGGTGTTTCTGAGTGGTATACATGAGGAGGATCGGGCAAAGGTAGACCAGCTGATCCGCCAGGCCCTGGAGCAGGAAACCGGCATCAGCACGGAATTCAGGACGCTCGGGCTCCAGGACGGCAGGGAACGCTGGATCGCGGTCCGTGGCCGGGTTTTCTATGACCACAGAGGTGGCCCGCTCCGGCTGATCGGCACCACCCTTGACATGAGCGACCGCAGGCGGGCTGAAGAAGACCTGAGGAAAACCATGACCGATTTGTCCCGCTCCAACCTGGAGCTTGCCCAGTTCGCCTATGTGGCCTCCCACGACCTGCAGGAGCCGCTGCGAATGATCGCCAGCTATCTGCAACTGCTGGAAAATAAATATCGGGGAAACATCGATGAAAAGGCTGACTCCTACATCCATTATGCCGTGGACGGCGCCAAGCGGATGCAACGTCTGATCGAAGGGCTGCTCGCCTATTCACGGATAACCCGCGGGGCCGTATTCAGCCCGGTCAACACTGGTAAAGTCTTTTCAGAGGCACTTGCCAACCTTGATGCGTCCATAAAGGAGAGTGGCGCAGCAGTACATGGAGAAGGGCTGCCGACCGTCTTCGGTGACGAAATCCAGCTGCTGCAGCTGTTCCAGAACCTGATCGGCAACGCCATCAAATACCGCAGGCGGGATATCCCGCTGGTCGTCACCGTTTCAGCTCAGAAGCAGCATGGGGAATGGCTGTTTGCCGTCAAAGACAACGGCATCGGCATCGAAGAGGAACATTACCAACGAATATTCCAGATATTCCAGAGATTGCACAGTCGTGACGAGTATTCGGGAACCGGTATCGGCCTGGCGCTGTGCAAAAGAATCGTCGAGCGCCACGGCGGCCGGATCTGGGTCGAGTCGGTCTTTGGCCAAGGGACGACCTTTTTATTTACTATTCCGGTCATGAAGGGCATTCTGCATAAATGAGCTTTTCAGGAATGGCCCCTTTTTTTCAGACATTTTTGAATGGTGGCATCAAGCTCAACGGCGTTAACATTGCCCTTGACGATAAATGATCCTGCCCCTTCGGCGGCAGCCCTGGCAGCCAATCGTTCATCAAAAAAGCCGGTCATGACTATGACCGGCAGCGCCGATTTTTCCCTGATTCTGCCCATGGATTCAATCCCGTTCCCATCGGGCAGATTGAGGTCCATGATCACCAGATCGAAGCCATTTCTTTCCAACAGTTCGAAGGCTACCGAGAAGCGGTTTGCTCTGGTCACTTCATAACGGCCGGGAAACTCCGAAAGCATTTCAGTAATAAGGAGGGCGTCACCACTGTTATCCTCGATCAGCAATATGCGGGCAGAATTACCATCCATTTTTGCTCCTCTGTCCAAAGTCCTATAAAAATATTATCACAGCGCCATTCCACCACCACCCTCTTCCTGCCAAAACGTTAAGTTGTGTTAATATTATTTATATAGGCTGGCAGGCTGACGAACAAATGTCATGGGTCATTGAAGGAAACGAGGCTCCTTGAAAGGGCAGCCGAAGACCGAGTCAATACAAGTGAAACTCCGTATGCAAAAGCCTGCCGGGAAAGCGATGGTCCCGTTTGTCCGCACTGACTGGAGGGTCAGGTGAAAAAAGATATCGGCAGCGCCATCGATATTCTGCTGGTGGAAGATAACCCGGGAGATGTGGAACTTGTGCGTGAGGCGCTAGGTACCGGCGCCACCCGCCATATCCTGAATGTGGTTCGTGATGGGGTCCAGGCGTTGAACTATCTGCGTCGGCAGGGCTCGTATGCCGATCGGCAACTCCCTGATCTGGTGCTGCTGGATCTGAATTTGCCGCGGAAAGGGGGGCGAGAGGTACTCGAAGAGATAAAATCGGACCCTGACCTGAAATGGATTCCCATCGTCGTACTCACCAGCTCCAAAGCCGAGGAGGATATACTTAAATCCTACAGCCTTCATGCAAACTGCTACGTGACGAAACCGGTCGATTTCGAACAGTTCATGGGTGTGGTCAAAGCAATAGAAGATTTTTGGCTTACAACGGTAAAGCTTCCTTTCAGACACTAATTTTTCAGCCATGGGTCTTCTATGGAAAAAATAAAAATTCTGCTGATCGAGGATAACCCTTACGATTTGGCCCTCATCGAGGAAATGCTCGCCGAACGGGAAGATACCCGATTTTCTGTAAAGCAGGTAGGACGTCTCGCCCAAGGCATCAAGGTCCTTGCTGCGGAACAGTTTCATGTGGTGTTGCTTGACCTGGGGCTGCCGGACAGCCAGGGGCTTGCTACCCTGGCACGGATACAGGAGAAAAATGCCGACACCCCCGTCATTCTCCTCACCGGGCTGGATGATGAAGGAATGGGACTTGAGGCGGTGGAAAAGGGGGCACAGGATTATCTGATCAAGGGGCAGTTCAATGCAAGCCTTCTGACCCGATCCATCCGCTATTCCATTCAACGGAAAAGAGCCGAGGAAACCATCCGCAAGGCAAAGGAACTCAGTGAGGCGATCAACCAGATAAATGAGCTTGTGGATCTGTCCCTGGATTTCCAGGTCATCATGGAGCGCATCCTGGAAAAGGCCGGTCATGCCATAAAGGCTGATTCAGCCGTCATTTACCAGCTGGAAAATGAGCGATGGAAGATCATATCGTCCTGGGGGCTGCCGGGAATAGTTATCGGCGAGATCTACGATCCGGAAGAAATGGTATTCTCAAGATTTCAGCTGGATGGGCAACAGAGTATTCTGGTCACCGAGCAGACAAACAGACGTTTCATTAACGATTACCATATCCGGTCCCTGATCGAGGCGCCTTTAACTTCCGGTGACTCGATCATCGGCGCCTTCTCTCTCCACTACCACAATCCCGGTTCCTGGTTCAGCGACAGCCAGTATGACTTCGCCCACAAAGTGGCAAAAACCCTTAGCATGACTCTGAAAAATTACCTCCTTTATGAGGAACGGCAGAAATCGGAGGAACGTTACCGTTACCTGTTTCAGAATGCCAACGACCCCATTTTCATAATCGACAGGGAGCTGAAATTCATCAATGTGAACCGGCGCGCCATGGACCTGTTCGGCTATGGGCTTGACGAATTCGTAGCCATGAACATGGTGGACCTGGTGCCGGAAGAACAAATTCCACGGATCCAGGGGGAACTGAAGAAAATGGAGTCCATGGAAGCCCTGGATAAATTAAGCACCAACATCCGTACCAAGTGGGGGTATTCTCTGAATGTGGAAATAAGCTCTTCTCCTTTCGTCGAGAGGAACAATGTCATGGGCTCCATCCACATCGTCAGGGATGTTACCGAAAGCAAAAAAATGGAGGATGAAATCCGTTACCAGGCCACCCATGACATCCTCACCGGCCTGGCCAACAGAATGCTGTTCATGGACCATCTGGCCCTCTCCATAAGCCAGGGGCATCGCTACAACGAAATTCAGGCGGTGATGTTCCTGGATCTGGACCGGTTTAAATCCATCAACGACTCCCTTGGCCATGCGGCTGGAGACAAGCTTCTCCAGCTCATTTCCGGACGTCTGAAGGAATGCGTACGTGAAACGGATACGGTTGCCCGCATCGGAGGAGATGAATACAATATTCTCATTACTCAAATGGCCCATCCGGAAGACGCCACGGCCATTGCCAACAAGATTCTCTCTTCCATGAACAAGCCCTTTGCCATAGACGGCCACCAGCTGCACGTGACCATCAGCATCGGCATCAGCCTTTATCCCACGGACGGAGAGGATGCGGAGACGCTGCTCAAGAATGCGGACATCGCCCTCTATCACGCCAAGGAGCAGGGAAGAAACAACTACCAGTTTTACAATCCTGCCTTGAACACCAGGACTTTAGAGCGGGTGAAGATGGAAAACAGGCTCAGGCAGGCACTGGAGCGGCATGAGCTGGTCGTGCTCTACCAGCCCCAGGTAGCCATGGATACGGGACAGGTAACAGGAGCGGAGGCACTGGTCTACTGGCTGCACCCAGAACTGGGGCTGCTGTCACCAGGCCACTTCATTCCCATGGCAGAGGAAATAGGTTTCATAACCGATATCGACGAGTGGGTGCTTGAAACGGCATGTGCACAGAACAAGGCATGGCAGGATGAGGGATACCGCTCTTTCAATGTGACGGTCAATATGTCGTCCAAGCAGTTCCGCAGGCCGGACCTGGTGGACCAGGTACGGAGGGTCTTGAATGCCACAGGCCTGCCCCCCCGTTTCCTTGAACTGGAGATCACCGAGGGGACAGCCATGAAGGATATAGAGTATACCATTCCCAGCCTTAATACTCTGACCGGCATGGAGGTGGGTTTTGCCATCGATGATTTCGGCACCGGTTATTCTTCGCTCAGTTGCCTTAAAAAGTTGCCGATCCGCAAGCTGAAGATCGACAAATCCTTCATCTTCGGCGTCAATACCGACCCCAACGACAAGGCCATAGTCGCCACCATCATTGCCATGGCCCACAATCTCAAGCTGGAGGTAATTGCCGAAGGGGTAGAGGATGCGGATCAGCTGGAATTTCTACACCAAAACCATTGCGATCAGATGCAGGGCTTTCTCTACAGTCGGCCGATACCGGCCGAAGACTTCAGGCGACTGATCATGTAACCGGCAACGATTTTAGTTACTCTTCAACAAGGCCGATAACTCACGAGGGGTTCCCCTCTTCCGCACCAATTATCCAAAGTTGTTCATGCCGGCGGGCACTCCTGATTGGAGGTGCCCGCCGTAAATACTAGCAATTCAGGATAGCAGTCATTAAAAACCTGGTATCAAGTTGGTCTACCTTGCCATCACCGTTGAGGTCAAATGCCGGATTTCTGACCGGCTTGAGAAATTCGGCAAGAAGAGGAACGAGATCGGCAAAACTCAGCTTTCCGTCCCGGTTTAAATCCGGGAACTCCGGGTCGAACCTTACCAGATAAGGCCTCATCATCTCATTATCCTCGTGTTCGACGATGTGGCAATGCCAGACGTACTCGCCAGGAACGTCGAATTTAGCCTTGATGCGGGTGATCTGCCCCGGATAGGCTAACACCGTGTCCTTGTAGCCGGTCTCCCCGGCACTCGGCAGAGTCACCGTGCCTACTACCGGATTGAAGTCTGCATCAAAGTCCTGCCTGTTGACCACCTCGAACCTCACCAGGTGAAGATGGATGGGATGGGCGTCGACGGTGGTGTTGTAGATTTCCCAGACCTCCGTGCTGTCCAGCAGCGGAGTTTCAGTAATGGACTCGCTCCACATTTTCGGCACGGCAACGGTTATCCCGTTTTCAGTGCTCAGGATGCCCAGCAGTGCCTGACGGGGGCCGAACGGGGCAGTGCCTTCAGGACACGGAGCATTGGGGGGGACCACGACGATTTCTCCGTTGAAAATGAAATTGCCATCTCCGTCTACAGATACGCATACCACCTGCGAACTCATTTCATTCAGGGATAGAGGACGGGTGTTGGTCGCAGCCCCCAGGGGAGCTTCCGCCGGGAGCTTCAGACTTGCCGGGGGAGTAGTCAAACTGTCGGAAAACGTGGTTAATGCGTGCTTCACCACGAACTGCATCACCTGGCCGGTGGTTGCCGGGTCCGCAGGAGTATCCGGGAAGCCGCCGAAGGGGGCATCGGGAGCGGTGTTGATCATGCGCACCACGGTGCCTTCCGGCAGCCCGGAGAAGTCGACAATGACATCGGCCCGCTCGGCAGGGCCCAGCAGTAGAGCCTGCTGCGGATCGGGAGCGGGAACAAGCGTCCCGGGAATATTGCCATCACCGGGCAGGGGAGTGGCGGAGCCGGTCTTGATCATCGCCACCTTGGGCAGGAACCCCTGCTCGGCGCCGAGCTGGAAGAAGGGGATCTCGTAGATGGGATCCGTATTTACCGTCCCGTCGGGTTGCACGATAAACAAGCTCAGGTTGAGGGTTCGCGAGTTGCAGCCATCCAGCAGGCGGAACCTGTATCTGGCTGGTGCCACCTCCAGTTGCGGCCAGGTAGATCCATTGACCACGATGGTGTTGAAGAATGCTTCAGGATTCCAGATTGGAGAAATGTCGGAGCCATTGTCGGGAATGAAGGGACCGGGGAAACCATCAAAGAAGGTCCGCGAATCCGGGTAGAACAGGGAGCCGTCAGTTTTGAAGGAGCGGTCCTGGATCGCCAGCGGGATCTCACGGACCTTCTTCCGGACCTGGCTGTCAAAGTTCGGGTCCTCATTGCCCCTGGGAGCCGCATCCGGCAGCCGGGCCAGGTTCCCCAGATTATCCCTGACCTTGGCGTCACCGTTTGCACCGCCACGGATCAGCCAGAAACCAGCCGGGCCGGCATAAACGTTGTTTCGCGTCATGCCGAGAGCATGATCGTGGTACCAGAGGGTGGCGGCGGGCTGATTGTTTTCGTAGCCGTAGAATGCCGAACCCGGCACCCTGTTCAAGCTATTGAACTGATTGAATTTTGAGCCTTGCCTGGCGTAACCAGGTGGAATGTTGTTCGCTGCCGGCAGCCACCATGCCTCGGGATAGCCGTCGCTCTCCATGTTCACATGGGAGCCGTGTACATGGGTAACGATCGGCACCGGGCCGGTGTAAGGCGCCGGATTGTCCGTATGGCAGTCGGTCCGGTTGGGGTCCCCCATCGTACACCCTGCCGCCGGTGGATTGGCCCAGTGCAGGGTCTGGTCGACGGCGAACAGGTGCGGCAGGAAGTTTTTCGTCTCCGGGTCCACCAGATCGTTTATCCAGCGCACCTTGGTCAGGTTGCCCGAGATGTTCTCCACGGTAAAGGCCGGGTAGTTGAAGGAAATGTTGCTGGAACGGGGAACCGGGGCGACGAAATCCCCGGGCAACACATCCTGGGCCCGGCCATAGCTCCAGACGGTAGTCGGGGGAAGTGGAG
This region of Geotalea daltonii FRC-32 genomic DNA includes:
- a CDS encoding response regulator, whose translation is MKILIVDDNEQYRKLLSAIFVDRGWEAIDAPEGNKGMELLREHIPDVILSDIMMPRMDGFQFLRALRTSAFGDIIFIFYTSTYTKASHRDFALSLGADAYIAKPLDPEDIVQALMDILDRKELRPKRRELPSEEEFLRLHSLFLSEKLMEKTEELRKESVEHRRAEDELMQLREKERQRPGGYGLRPETAGQGRSEMIPQTILSVEIDDQVYTPLNRIENLCRSMTEGGLPDSEGFRLVGKICLSMHKLRNLVTELEKNFLLPRSAILAPIRRIQIMIDVLKKDYADFGASMGSSLDEMEGQLRQFAAFVEDLLKLGNVAKQTLKNEQVDVTGLALEILARLRQSAPHRRAEFSVQPGMTVTGDALLLRMALEQLLENAWNFTLEREEARIAVGWRVETGRKPEFYIRDNGIGFPDDKSKGIFNAFAKAHELAGSSGNGIGLTLAKAAIRRHGGDIRGHGEPGRGATFYFTI
- a CDS encoding sensor histidine kinase — translated: MDKAERQQVEELRQQVSSLEKQLEERTLQLQEAQQELGSLNYAISHDLRSPLRNIFGFAHLLSKKYGDRLQGQGLEYLEMIMSGVARMGRMIDDLLTLSRIGRLEMKKETVDLSAMATAILQELQESQPERQTQVEVAPEIKVTGDRQLLQAALRNLLDNAWKFTRDTQPAIIRFGSRQEGDRTVYFVRDNGAGFAADQLYRLFNPFQRLHLESEFPGTGMGLAIVKKAIQRHGGRVSAEGAEGEGATFYFTLGES
- a CDS encoding sensor histidine kinase yields the protein MPGYAKTSKARYGLAVGFTLAALLVRLALDPCLGREFPFSTFYVAITATAFFAGPGPSLIAIFLSFVSAGWLFIQPRISLYSSWTIPLVGSIGFLCVSLLITGIGYISWRSRAMAEASAKEAERRSKQAEEEIAERRKAEQALRQTYERLAQAEKIALVMPLHVSLEGCWQKVTPNFCRFLGYREEELLGRPFRDFTHPADFEADWNQVLRLKSGEIQSFQMEKRFIRKDGKIVWGYLNCSIVTDEQGKPLHFLTYVLDINEKKVVEEELRYNVATLNLAAESADIGTFDFYPETGVLRWSETTRRHFGLPCNAPVDYKVFLSGIHEEDRAKVDQLIRQALEQETGISTEFRTLGLQDGRERWIAVRGRVFYDHRGGPLRLIGTTLDMSDRRRAEEDLRKTMTDLSRSNLELAQFAYVASHDLQEPLRMIASYLQLLENKYRGNIDEKADSYIHYAVDGAKRMQRLIEGLLAYSRITRGAVFSPVNTGKVFSEALANLDASIKESGAAVHGEGLPTVFGDEIQLLQLFQNLIGNAIKYRRRDIPLVVTVSAQKQHGEWLFAVKDNGIGIEEEHYQRIFQIFQRLHSRDEYSGTGIGLALCKRIVERHGGRIWVESVFGQGTTFLFTIPVMKGILHK
- a CDS encoding response regulator; the protein is MDGNSARILLIEDNSGDALLITEMLSEFPGRYEVTRANRFSVAFELLERNGFDLVIMDLNLPDGNGIESMGRIREKSALPVIVMTGFFDERLAARAAAEGAGSFIVKGNVNAVELDATIQKCLKKRGHS
- a CDS encoding response regulator, which produces MKKDIGSAIDILLVEDNPGDVELVREALGTGATRHILNVVRDGVQALNYLRRQGSYADRQLPDLVLLDLNLPRKGGREVLEEIKSDPDLKWIPIVVLTSSKAEEDILKSYSLHANCYVTKPVDFEQFMGVVKAIEDFWLTTVKLPFRH
- a CDS encoding EAL domain-containing protein — encoded protein: MEKIKILLIEDNPYDLALIEEMLAEREDTRFSVKQVGRLAQGIKVLAAEQFHVVLLDLGLPDSQGLATLARIQEKNADTPVILLTGLDDEGMGLEAVEKGAQDYLIKGQFNASLLTRSIRYSIQRKRAEETIRKAKELSEAINQINELVDLSLDFQVIMERILEKAGHAIKADSAVIYQLENERWKIISSWGLPGIVIGEIYDPEEMVFSRFQLDGQQSILVTEQTNRRFINDYHIRSLIEAPLTSGDSIIGAFSLHYHNPGSWFSDSQYDFAHKVAKTLSMTLKNYLLYEERQKSEERYRYLFQNANDPIFIIDRELKFINVNRRAMDLFGYGLDEFVAMNMVDLVPEEQIPRIQGELKKMESMEALDKLSTNIRTKWGYSLNVEISSSPFVERNNVMGSIHIVRDVTESKKMEDEIRYQATHDILTGLANRMLFMDHLALSISQGHRYNEIQAVMFLDLDRFKSINDSLGHAAGDKLLQLISGRLKECVRETDTVARIGGDEYNILITQMAHPEDATAIANKILSSMNKPFAIDGHQLHVTISIGISLYPTDGEDAETLLKNADIALYHAKEQGRNNYQFYNPALNTRTLERVKMENRLRQALERHELVVLYQPQVAMDTGQVTGAEALVYWLHPELGLLSPGHFIPMAEEIGFITDIDEWVLETACAQNKAWQDEGYRSFNVTVNMSSKQFRRPDLVDQVRRVLNATGLPPRFLELEITEGTAMKDIEYTIPSLNTLTGMEVGFAIDDFGTGYSSLSCLKKLPIRKLKIDKSFIFGVNTDPNDKAIVATIIAMAHNLKLEVIAEGVEDADQLEFLHQNHCDQMQGFLYSRPIPAEDFRRLIM
- a CDS encoding multicopper oxidase domain-containing protein, with the translated sequence MVEKPRLKAVVAMGALILLLQGIAYAQPDPVSTLLDPTTIPKYVTPLVIPPVMPKSTTQPGFPAADYNIAVRQFKQQVLPAPLPPTTVWSYGRAQDVLPGDFVAPVPRSSNISFNYPAFTVENISGNLTKVRWINDLVDPETKNFLPHLFAVDQTLHWANPPAAGCTMGDPNRTDCHTDNPAPYTGPVPIVTHVHGSHVNMESDGYPEAWWLPAANNIPPGYARQGSKFNQFNSLNRVPGSAFYGYENNQPAATLWYHDHALGMTRNNVYAGPAGFWLIRGGANGDAKVRDNLGNLARLPDAAPRGNEDPNFDSQVRKKVREIPLAIQDRSFKTDGSLFYPDSRTFFDGFPGPFIPDNGSDISPIWNPEAFFNTIVVNGSTWPQLEVAPARYRFRLLDGCNSRTLNLSLFIVQPDGTVNTDPIYEIPFFQLGAEQGFLPKVAMIKTGSATPLPGDGNIPGTLVPAPDPQQALLLGPAERADVIVDFSGLPEGTVVRMINTAPDAPFGGFPDTPADPATTGQVMQFVVKHALTTFSDSLTTPPASLKLPAEAPLGAATNTRPLSLNEMSSQVVCVSVDGDGNFIFNGEIVVVPPNAPCPEGTAPFGPRQALLGILSTENGITVAVPKMWSESITETPLLDSTEVWEIYNTTVDAHPIHLHLVRFEVVNRQDFDADFNPVVGTVTLPSAGETGYKDTVLAYPGQITRIKAKFDVPGEYVWHCHIVEHEDNEMMRPYLVRFDPEFPDLNRDGKLSFADLVPLLAEFLKPVRNPAFDLNGDGKVDQLDTRFLMTAILNC